A part of Nocardioides sp. WS12 genomic DNA contains:
- the ftsH gene encoding ATP-dependent zinc metalloprotease FtsH, translating to MKRVFRGPWLWIVVAVFAVVLALQLLAPGGGYDEVQTSQLSKYIDKGEVKDITFIDGDQSIEATLDKGTRKTGDKVLAYYINGQQETILAAVDEQVAKGTIEKANSKNPKPSLLGSILATLLPFALIILLFIFLMNNVQGGGKGVMQFGKSKAKMISKDMPKTTFADVAGCDEAIEELGEIKEFLQEPAKFQAVGAKIPKGVLLYGSPGTGKTLLARAVAGEAGVPFYSISGSDFVEMFVGVGASRVRDLFEQAKENAPAIVFIDEIDAVGRHRGAGMGGGHDEREQTLNQLLVEMDGFDVRGGVILIAATNRPDVLDPALLRPGRFDRQIPVDAPDLAGRKQILDVHSRGKPLYTDVDLLAVARRTPGFSGADLANVLNEAALLTARNNKKVIDAATLDEAIDRVIAGPQRRTRLMTEKEKLITAYHEGGHALVAAALPGGDPVHKITILPRGRALGYTMVLPDEDKYSQTRSEMLDKLAYMLGGRAAEEMVFHDPTTGAGNDIEKATSVARAMVTQYGMTERLGAIKLGEAAGEPFMGRDMGHGRGYSEDVAAIIDEETKLLLAGAHQEAFDILVENRDVLDQLVLALLDKETLDKAEVAEVFTALRLRPRRPAWTGSPTRIPSEIPPVEIPEEIRRRAAQNGLTVNGAPAAESDSGQILTPPGPDGDVHGGAPILPPNDPQPPAPSAGT from the coding sequence GTGAAGCGCGTTTTCAGGGGGCCTTGGCTCTGGATCGTCGTTGCGGTGTTCGCCGTGGTCCTTGCCCTGCAGTTGCTCGCGCCCGGTGGAGGGTACGACGAGGTCCAGACGTCCCAGTTGTCGAAGTACATCGACAAGGGCGAGGTCAAGGACATCACCTTCATCGATGGTGACCAGTCGATCGAGGCCACTCTCGACAAGGGCACCCGCAAGACCGGCGACAAGGTGCTCGCCTACTACATCAACGGCCAGCAGGAAACGATCCTCGCGGCTGTTGACGAGCAGGTCGCCAAGGGCACCATCGAGAAGGCCAACTCGAAGAACCCCAAGCCCAGCCTGCTCGGCTCGATCCTCGCGACGCTGCTGCCCTTCGCGCTCATCATCTTGCTGTTCATCTTCTTGATGAACAACGTGCAGGGTGGCGGCAAGGGCGTCATGCAGTTCGGCAAGTCCAAGGCCAAGATGATCAGCAAGGACATGCCCAAGACCACGTTCGCCGACGTCGCTGGTTGCGACGAAGCGATCGAGGAGCTCGGCGAGATCAAGGAGTTCCTCCAGGAGCCCGCCAAGTTCCAGGCCGTCGGCGCCAAGATCCCCAAGGGCGTGCTGCTCTACGGCTCGCCCGGTACCGGCAAGACCCTGCTCGCCCGCGCCGTTGCCGGCGAGGCCGGCGTGCCGTTCTACTCGATCTCCGGCTCGGACTTCGTCGAGATGTTCGTCGGTGTCGGTGCCTCGCGTGTCCGTGACCTGTTCGAACAGGCCAAGGAGAACGCCCCCGCGATCGTCTTCATCGACGAGATCGATGCCGTGGGTCGCCACCGCGGTGCCGGCATGGGTGGCGGTCACGACGAGCGCGAGCAGACCCTCAACCAGCTCCTGGTGGAGATGGACGGCTTCGACGTCCGCGGCGGAGTCATTCTGATCGCCGCGACGAACCGTCCCGACGTGCTCGACCCGGCACTGCTGCGTCCGGGCCGCTTCGACCGCCAGATCCCCGTGGACGCGCCTGACCTGGCCGGCCGCAAGCAGATCCTCGACGTGCACTCGCGGGGCAAGCCGCTCTACACCGACGTCGACCTCCTGGCCGTTGCCCGTCGTACGCCCGGCTTCTCGGGTGCCGACCTCGCCAACGTGCTCAACGAGGCGGCGCTGCTCACGGCGCGCAACAACAAGAAGGTCATCGACGCGGCGACGCTCGACGAGGCGATCGACCGCGTCATCGCGGGCCCGCAGCGTCGTACCCGCCTGATGACGGAGAAGGAAAAGCTGATCACCGCCTACCACGAGGGCGGCCACGCCCTCGTCGCAGCGGCGCTGCCGGGTGGCGACCCGGTCCACAAGATCACGATCCTGCCGCGCGGCCGGGCCCTCGGTTACACGATGGTGCTCCCGGATGAGGACAAGTACTCCCAGACCCGTTCGGAGATGCTCGACAAGCTCGCCTACATGCTGGGCGGCCGGGCGGCCGAGGAGATGGTCTTCCACGACCCGACCACCGGCGCCGGCAACGACATCGAGAAGGCGACCAGCGTCGCCCGCGCGATGGTCACCCAGTACGGCATGACCGAGCGCCTCGGTGCGATCAAGCTCGGCGAGGCTGCTGGCGAACCCTTCATGGGTCGCGACATGGGTCATGGCCGCGGCTACTCCGAGGACGTCGCCGCGATCATCGACGAGGAGACCAAGCTGCTCCTCGCCGGTGCGCACCAGGAGGCCTTCGACATCCTGGTCGAGAACCGCGACGTGCTCGACCAGCTCGTGCTGGCGCTGCTCGACAAGGAGACGCTCGACAAGGCCGAGGTCGCGGAGGTCTTCACCGCACTGCGGCTGCGTCCCCGTCGTCCGGCCTGGACCGGTTCGCCGACGCGCATCCCCTCCGAGATCCCCCCGGTGGAGATCCCCGAGGAGATCCGGCGTCGGGCGGCGCAGAACGGCCTCACGGTCAACGGAGCACCCGCGGCAGAATCGGACAGCGGTCAGATCTTGACCCCTCCGGGTCCGGACGGTGACGTCCACGGCGGTGCCCCGATCCTTCCGCCCAATGACCCGCAGCCGCCCGCACCCTCTGCCGGCACCTGA
- the tilS gene encoding tRNA lysidine(34) synthetase TilS: MGLHPAVAAVRQGVRRYLNGLDRGMTVLVACSGGADSLALLSATIFEGQKAGLRVIGATVDHGLQVGSADHAGRVVLQMAALGADETASIRVQVDPAGLGVEAAARRARYEVLGQLREHFDAKSVLLGHTRDDQAETVLLGLARGSGARSIAGMRRSFEHYDRPLLDVARADTVAACLAEGIEFWDDPHNDDPVFARVRVRQRVLPVLEDELGPGIAATLARTADQIRDDVEALDAIARSAYEAMVSTSSTNGTSVDLGELDEVPRAVATRVLRLAALAAGARDAELFHVHVTALHQLALGAISGEVQLPGHVTAYRDRSHLRFRPTAVAG; this comes from the coding sequence ATGGGACTCCATCCGGCCGTCGCTGCGGTCCGTCAGGGAGTACGCCGATACCTCAACGGCCTGGACCGGGGCATGACCGTCCTGGTCGCCTGCTCGGGCGGTGCGGACTCCCTGGCCCTGCTGAGCGCGACGATCTTCGAGGGCCAGAAGGCAGGACTCCGGGTGATCGGCGCGACCGTCGACCACGGCCTGCAGGTCGGGTCGGCGGACCATGCTGGTCGCGTCGTCCTCCAGATGGCCGCGCTCGGAGCCGACGAGACGGCCTCGATCCGGGTCCAGGTCGACCCGGCCGGGCTGGGTGTCGAGGCGGCGGCCCGTCGCGCCCGGTACGAGGTCCTCGGGCAGTTGCGTGAGCACTTCGATGCCAAGTCGGTGCTCCTGGGCCACACCCGGGACGACCAGGCCGAGACCGTGTTGCTCGGGCTCGCCCGGGGCAGCGGTGCCCGCAGCATCGCCGGGATGCGCCGGTCGTTCGAGCACTACGACCGCCCGCTGCTCGACGTCGCCCGCGCCGACACGGTCGCGGCATGCCTGGCGGAGGGCATCGAGTTCTGGGACGACCCCCACAACGACGATCCGGTGTTCGCTCGGGTGCGGGTGCGCCAGCGGGTGCTGCCGGTCCTCGAGGACGAGCTCGGCCCGGGGATCGCCGCCACGCTGGCGCGCACCGCGGACCAGATCCGCGACGACGTCGAGGCCCTCGACGCGATCGCCCGGTCGGCGTACGAGGCGATGGTCTCGACAAGCTCGACCAACGGGACAAGCGTCGACCTGGGCGAACTCGACGAGGTGCCCCGCGCCGTCGCCACCCGGGTCCTGCGCCTGGCCGCGCTGGCCGCCGGTGCGCGCGACGCCGAGCTCTTCCACGTCCACGTCACAGCCCTGCACCAACTGGCGCTGGGGGCGATCAGCGGCGAGGTCCAGCTCCCGGGCCACGTGACGGCGTACCGCGATCGCTCCCACCTCCGGTTCCGCCCCACCGCTGTGGCAGGCTGA
- a CDS encoding zinc-dependent metalloprotease, whose translation MSEPTAELPPMIDWDLAVSLGSRLAGEGPVVSRTEADDAVAELRAGANRSTGLVREFTGLDAPDGTAPILVVDRRGWIQANAEAFAVATRPMVEKMVEAKPPGRLAVKVGSKVTGAEVGGLLGFLAGKVLGQFDPFHPPHGRLLLVAPNIVHVERELEVDPHDFRLWVCLHEETHRVQFTAVPWMREHLFSEVAAISNAVDPSSFIDGGLERITDAVKSARSGGSIVEMFSTPEQREILDRVTGMMSLLEGHADVVMDDVGPSVIPSVDKIRAKFTQRRKGVGTLDRVLRRLLGLEAKMAQYRDGAQFVRAVVDKVGMEEFNAVWAGPENLPSKAELSDPEGWVRRVLS comes from the coding sequence ATGTCCGAGCCGACCGCTGAACTCCCCCCGATGATCGACTGGGACCTCGCGGTGTCCCTCGGCTCGCGCCTGGCAGGTGAGGGACCGGTCGTGTCCCGGACCGAGGCCGACGACGCCGTGGCGGAGTTGCGGGCGGGCGCGAATCGTTCGACGGGGCTCGTGCGCGAGTTCACCGGACTCGACGCCCCCGACGGGACGGCCCCGATCCTCGTGGTCGACCGCCGCGGCTGGATCCAGGCCAATGCGGAGGCGTTCGCGGTCGCCACCCGCCCGATGGTCGAGAAGATGGTGGAGGCGAAGCCGCCGGGCCGCCTCGCGGTCAAGGTCGGTTCCAAGGTCACCGGCGCCGAGGTCGGAGGCCTGCTGGGCTTCCTGGCCGGCAAGGTGCTCGGGCAGTTCGACCCGTTCCACCCGCCGCACGGCCGGTTGCTCCTCGTCGCGCCGAACATCGTGCACGTCGAGCGTGAGCTCGAGGTCGACCCGCACGACTTCCGCCTGTGGGTCTGCCTGCACGAGGAGACCCACCGTGTGCAGTTCACGGCAGTGCCGTGGATGCGCGAGCACCTGTTCTCGGAGGTCGCCGCGATCAGCAACGCGGTCGACCCGAGCAGCTTCATCGACGGTGGTCTCGAACGCATCACCGACGCGGTCAAGTCCGCCCGCAGCGGCGGCAGCATCGTCGAGATGTTCAGCACCCCGGAGCAGCGCGAGATCCTCGACCGGGTCACGGGCATGATGTCGCTGCTCGAGGGCCATGCGGACGTGGTCATGGACGATGTCGGCCCCAGCGTGATCCCCAGCGTCGACAAGATCCGCGCGAAATTCACCCAGCGCCGCAAGGGCGTCGGCACCCTGGACCGCGTGCTGCGCCGACTGCTCGGCCTCGAGGCGAAGATGGCGCAGTACCGCGACGGCGCGCAGTTCGTCCGCGCCGTCGTCGACAAGGTCGGCATGGAGGAGTTCAACGCCGTGTGGGCCGGTCCGGAGAACCTCCCGAGCAAGGCCGAACTGAGCGACCCCGAGGGCTGGGTCCGCCGCGTCCTCAGCTGA
- the hpt gene encoding hypoxanthine phosphoribosyltransferase — translation MDAADVGNDLVEVLFTEAQIQARIAEMAAVIDRDYNGKDLVLVGVLRGAVMVMADLSRALTKHVEMDWMAVSSYGSGTKSSGVVRILKDLDADITGRHVLIVDEIIDTGLTLSWLTSNLGSRGPASVEIATLLRKPEALTMPIEAKYVGWDIPNEFVVGYGLDYREKYRNLRDIGTLSPSVYS, via the coding sequence ATGGACGCAGCAGACGTCGGCAACGACCTGGTCGAGGTTCTCTTCACCGAGGCCCAGATCCAGGCCCGGATCGCCGAAATGGCCGCCGTGATCGACCGCGACTACAACGGCAAGGACCTCGTCCTGGTGGGCGTCCTGCGGGGTGCGGTCATGGTCATGGCCGACCTGTCGCGCGCCCTGACGAAGCACGTCGAGATGGACTGGATGGCCGTGTCGTCGTACGGCTCGGGGACGAAGTCCTCCGGTGTGGTGCGGATCCTCAAGGACCTCGACGCCGACATCACCGGGCGCCACGTCCTGATCGTCGACGAGATCATCGACACCGGCCTGACCCTGTCGTGGCTGACGTCCAACCTGGGCTCCCGGGGCCCGGCGAGCGTCGAGATCGCGACCCTGTTGCGCAAGCCCGAGGCCCTGACGATGCCCATCGAGGCCAAGTACGTCGGCTGGGACATCCCCAACGAGTTCGTGGTCGGCTACGGCCTCGACTACCGCGAGAAGTACCGCAACCTGCGCGACATCGGCACCCTCTCGCCTTCCGTCTACTCGTGA
- the folE gene encoding GTP cyclohydrolase I FolE, with the protein MADPITVPAREPADVPAFDHDRAEAAVRELLAAIGEDPEREGLRETPARVARAYAELTAGLRMTAEDVLTTTFDIGHDEMVLVRDIELWSMCEHHLVPFTGVAHVGYIPAESGKITGLSKLARLVDVYAKRPQVQERLTTQVADSLMELLDARGVIVVIEAEHLCMTMRGVRKAGARTITSAIRGSMHNPATRAEAMSLIINGTR; encoded by the coding sequence ATGGCCGACCCGATCACCGTGCCTGCACGGGAGCCTGCTGACGTGCCTGCGTTCGACCATGACCGGGCCGAGGCCGCCGTCCGGGAGCTGCTCGCAGCGATCGGGGAGGACCCCGAGCGCGAGGGCCTGCGGGAGACGCCGGCCCGGGTGGCACGGGCGTACGCCGAGCTCACTGCCGGTCTGCGGATGACCGCTGAGGACGTCCTCACGACGACATTCGACATCGGGCACGACGAGATGGTCCTGGTGCGCGACATCGAGTTGTGGTCGATGTGCGAGCACCACCTGGTGCCGTTCACGGGGGTCGCCCACGTCGGCTACATCCCCGCCGAGAGCGGCAAGATCACCGGGCTGTCCAAGCTGGCCCGGCTCGTCGACGTCTACGCCAAGCGCCCCCAGGTCCAGGAGCGACTCACCACCCAGGTGGCCGACTCGCTGATGGAACTGCTCGACGCCCGCGGCGTGATCGTGGTGATCGAGGCCGAGCACCTCTGCATGACGATGCGGGGTGTCCGCAAAGCCGGTGCCCGCACGATCACCTCGGCGATCCGCGGTTCCATGCACAACCCGGCGACCCGGGCCGAGGCCATGAGTCTGATCATCAACGGAACCCGGTAG